CCAAAATCGTTTGGCAAGTTCCCAGGAATCTTATCCTGATTCGAAACGAGAGCAGCTACAGCTCCGTGTTCAGCGGCTTGTAACAAAAAATCATGTCCATCCCGTGCGCCGCCTGTCAGCGCTACAAACAAAGATCCCGCAGTCAGCTCGCGGGTATCAAAGTGAACGGATGACAAGGCAAGCCCTGGGGAACCAGCGAGCAAAATCCCTTCTGCGTTGATTGCTGCCTGATCCAGTGCAATTGGTTTCATCTGCACGAACTCCTTTGATCCGTAGTAACCTCGAAGTCATGCTACCATGCGTTAGGTAGCGCCGCAAGACAAAAGTGAGGGAATGTGATACGATCAATTCTTACATACATAACGATCCACATACAAAAAAAGAAAGGAGTCTCCCATGGAAAAAAGTATTTTTACCAAAATCATGGACGGTGAAATTCCTGCTCGTATCGAGTATGAGGACGAGCACGTCATTGTCATCCACGATATTGCACCAAAAGCACGCGTTCACTTGTTGATTATCCCGCGTAAGCCGATTCCCACGCTCATGGATGTAAGCGCCGAGGATCTGACGCTGATCGGGCATATCCATCATGTAGCGCAACTCTTGGCGAAAAAGCTGGAGCTGCCAGGTTTTCGCCTGATTAACAACTGCGGCAAAGAGGGTGGACAAGAGGTTTTCCACATCCATTATCACCTGTTGTCCGGTTTTTACGAATAAAATTGAAGTAAAGGTTGACCTTCTTTAGTCAATTATCCTATAATGAAGTGTGACAGTCTGTTCGTACGTTCGACTCAGGCGTCCCACGGTTTTAGCGGAGGGAGGGAAGACAAATGGCAGAAATTCGAGTCAAGAAAAACGAGTCTTTGGATAGCGCACTTCGCCGCTTCAAGCGTGAAAGCGCAAAATCCGGGGTGATGGCGGAACTGCGTAAACGTCGCCACTTTGAGAAGCCTAGCATTAAGCGCAAGAAGAAATCCGAAGCAGCTCGCAAACGCAAGTTTTAATTGACGGAGGGCTCATCATGAGTGTAATGGAGCGACTCGATCAAGATATGAAGCAAGCAATGAAGGACAGAGCTGCTCTAAAACTCTCTGTTATTCGCATGGTGAAAGCCGCATTAAAGAACGAAGAGATTAACAAGGGCAGACTTTTGTCTGAAGACGAAGTGCTGACCATCTTGACTCGTGAGTTAAAACAACGCCGTGAATCCCTCCACGAATTTGAGAAGGCAGGCCGCGTGGAACTTGCCTCGAAAACGCGCGAAGAGATCGACGTGCTCTCCGCTTACTTACCCGCTCAGCTTAGCGAAGACGAAATTCGTGATATCGTTCGGGAAGGTATCGCAGCTACCAATGCCTCCTCCAAAAAGGAGATGGGCAAAGTGATGGGTGCGATCATGCCGAAAGTGAAAGGCAGAGCAGACGGAAACCTCGTGCAAAAGATTGTATCTGAGGAACTACCATCGTAGACGAGAGTAACACCTCATATAGATACGAACAGAAAAACTCAACCTGTAAAGGTTGGGTTTTTCTTTTTTTCCAAATGTAAAATAAATATGAAACGATTGCCAACCTCTTTCGTATACCTTATTGCACACACGTTGAAGCTGATAGAAGGAAAGGAGGTACATGCAATGAGTGCAACAAGGCTAGTAAAAAGCCGCGTGCGATTGCTTTTTTCACTTCTTTGCCTGATTATGGGAATGACCATGCTTCTTGCTCCCGCGTCCACAACAGCCAAGACCTATCAAAAAGCTGTCTGGATTCCAGTAGATAGCACCATCGAGCGAGGGCTGGAGAGCTTTTTACACAGAGCATTTGCTGACGCACAGAAGCAGCAGGCAGACCTTGTTATCTTGCATATCAATACGCCAGGTGGAGAAGTTAACGCTGCCGACCAGATTGGGCAGTTGATCCGTCAGGCTCCCATGCATGTGATAGCCTACATTGATAATCAGGCTTTTTCAGCGGGAACTTACATCGCCCTGAATGCAAATGAAATTATTATGACTCCAGGTAGTAGCATGGGGGCAGCCGCACCGATTGACATGGCAGGGAATGCGGCAGACATTAAGTTCATTTCCGGTTGGAGCAATAAAATGAAGGCGGCAGCTGAGCTGAACAATCGCAATCCTGACGTTGCTCGCGCGATGGTGGAAATCGATACAGAATTCCCGGGATTAAAGCCAAAAGGCACGGTGCTTTCTCTTGATGCCCAACAAGCGAAGCAGTTGGGTTATGCAGATGATGTGGTGTCCAATAAGGAAGAACTGCTCAAAAAGCTCGGCATTCAGTCAGATTCCCTCCAGGCGATTGAGCCAACTGGTGGAGAACTGGTAGCAAGATGGGTAACGAGTCCCATTGTGATGAGCCTTTTGCTCATCATTGGTTTGGGAGGAATTGTAGTAGAACTGTTTGCCCCTGGCTTTGGTGTTGCGGGGACGATTTCGCTCTTCGCGTTTAGTCTGTACTTCTTCGGGCATTATGTAGCGGGATTTGCCAACTGGTTGCACATAGGATTGTTTGTCATCGGAATCTTACTGATGCTTCTGGAAATTTTTCTTCCGGGCGGCATTGTCGGTGCGATTGGCTTCCTGAGCATTGTGACTGGTCTCGTAATGGCAGCCTACGACACGAAGCAAGGGCTGGCATCCCTGGGTGTGGCTGCTTTGATCACGGCAATTGTTACGTTCCTGTTAGTGAAGAAATACGGGGTCAAAGGTCTATTCAGCAAGTTTGTCTTGGGTGAGACGCAAAGCAATGAAGAAGGTTACGTAGCTCCGCGCGATCAGCGTGAGCTGGAAGGAAAATCAGGCATCGCCCTGACACCATTGCGCCCGGCAGGGGTCGTCAAGGTGGAAGGAAAACGTGTGGATGCTGTATCGGTTGGTGGTTTCATTGAAGCAGGTACCGCCATC
This genomic stretch from Brevibacillus brevis harbors:
- a CDS encoding histidine triad nucleotide-binding protein; this translates as MEKSIFTKIMDGEIPARIEYEDEHVIVIHDIAPKARVHLLIIPRKPIPTLMDVSAEDLTLIGHIHHVAQLLAKKLELPGFRLINNCGKEGGQEVFHIHYHLLSGFYE
- the rpsU gene encoding 30S ribosomal protein S21 — encoded protein: MAEIRVKKNESLDSALRRFKRESAKSGVMAELRKRRHFEKPSIKRKKKSEAARKRKF
- a CDS encoding GatB/YqeY domain-containing protein codes for the protein MSVMERLDQDMKQAMKDRAALKLSVIRMVKAALKNEEINKGRLLSEDEVLTILTRELKQRRESLHEFEKAGRVELASKTREEIDVLSAYLPAQLSEDEIRDIVREGIAATNASSKKEMGKVMGAIMPKVKGRADGNLVQKIVSEELPS
- a CDS encoding NfeD family protein — protein: MSATRLVKSRVRLLFSLLCLIMGMTMLLAPASTTAKTYQKAVWIPVDSTIERGLESFLHRAFADAQKQQADLVILHINTPGGEVNAADQIGQLIRQAPMHVIAYIDNQAFSAGTYIALNANEIIMTPGSSMGAAAPIDMAGNAADIKFISGWSNKMKAAAELNNRNPDVARAMVEIDTEFPGLKPKGTVLSLDAQQAKQLGYADDVVSNKEELLKKLGIQSDSLQAIEPTGGELVARWVTSPIVMSLLLIIGLGGIVVELFAPGFGVAGTISLFAFSLYFFGHYVAGFANWLHIGLFVIGILLMLLEIFLPGGIVGAIGFLSIVTGLVMAAYDTKQGLASLGVAALITAIVTFLLVKKYGVKGLFSKFVLGETQSNEEGYVAPRDQRELEGKSGIALTPLRPAGVVKVEGKRVDAVSVGGFIEAGTAITVVQVEGTRIVVAELEQKE